A stretch of Pseudolysobacter antarcticus DNA encodes these proteins:
- a CDS encoding TonB-dependent receptor family protein translates to MKFTRHPLSLALSFAVLCHASNALADTLADTTAAAATDASAASSAAPADAAAATSELDTISVVSEGSTRQVQTVGREEIKKAALGTSPLKVLDKLPGVYFESADAWGTYEWSQRITFRGFNRQQLGYTLDDIPLGNGAYSTDNGLSVNRSILAENIRSIEIAQGGGALGMPSSNNLGGTIAVHTDDPNKDAGVRISQGVGSNDARRSFIRADTGEINGFSAYLAGASTTSEKWRGDGAQDQSMLNAKVVYQWGGNKISAFVDIANRDETDYQDLSLDLIKRDGYRWDNFQPNWAAAVAAANYYNNPHPTGPAPAGTTSIDDAYYSARGIRHDNLIGVKGEFALSDNISLRTTLYNHTDKGQGHWFTPYQASPDGTPISLRVSDYRLERNGAVTALNFDFGAHAIEAGFWYEQANNNDQRGYIALSGPLDDTHFYTNFFNTQFQQRFSTETKQAYIQDTWTLNDRLKINYGFKAQNITTDGVSVIGSRGAGTLKADDNFLPQIGASYKFAEHEDVFANYNKNQSAFTPGLAGPWSASAAAFTAAQSTLKPEQSTSFEAGVRSTHETYQASATVYNAEFSNRLLLISPCPGIQSCPTQFANVGKVRNQGVELALLWKPIESLSWLNSFAYNDSKYRSNYFNGELVQIAGKQVVDAPKKLFSSSLDYRFLDVFSANLSAKYTDKRYYTYLNDQTIPSYWMFDAALSYERTDLSWSKDMRISLGVSNLANKNYIATVGTNGFAKDDATGTFATLLSGAPRQVFASVDLRW, encoded by the coding sequence ATGAAATTTACTCGCCATCCTTTGTCTCTCGCCTTGAGTTTCGCCGTGCTCTGCCACGCTAGCAACGCCTTGGCCGATACGCTCGCGGATACAACAGCCGCGGCCGCGACGGATGCGAGCGCAGCATCGTCCGCCGCGCCAGCGGATGCGGCAGCGGCGACGTCCGAGCTCGATACCATTTCGGTGGTTTCCGAAGGCAGCACACGCCAGGTGCAGACGGTCGGTCGCGAGGAAATCAAGAAAGCCGCGCTCGGTACCAGCCCGCTCAAGGTGCTCGACAAATTGCCCGGCGTGTATTTCGAATCGGCGGATGCGTGGGGTACTTACGAGTGGTCGCAGCGCATCACATTTCGCGGCTTCAATCGCCAGCAATTGGGCTACACGCTCGACGACATTCCGCTCGGCAACGGCGCGTATTCGACCGATAACGGCTTATCGGTAAATCGTTCCATCCTCGCCGAAAATATTCGCAGCATCGAGATCGCCCAGGGCGGCGGCGCGCTCGGCATGCCATCCAGCAACAATCTCGGCGGCACCATCGCGGTGCATACCGATGATCCGAACAAGGATGCCGGTGTGCGCATTTCGCAGGGCGTCGGCAGCAACGATGCGCGGCGCAGTTTCATCCGCGCCGATACTGGCGAGATCAACGGTTTCAGTGCGTATCTGGCGGGCGCGAGCACCACCAGCGAAAAATGGCGCGGCGATGGTGCGCAGGATCAAAGCATGCTCAACGCAAAGGTCGTGTATCAGTGGGGCGGCAACAAGATCAGCGCGTTTGTCGATATCGCCAATCGTGACGAAACCGATTACCAAGATTTGTCGCTGGATCTGATCAAACGTGATGGTTATCGCTGGGATAATTTCCAGCCGAACTGGGCAGCAGCTGTAGCAGCGGCCAACTACTATAACAATCCGCATCCCACTGGCCCGGCACCTGCCGGCACCACCAGCATCGACGATGCGTATTACAGCGCGCGCGGCATTCGCCACGACAATCTGATCGGGGTAAAAGGTGAGTTCGCGTTGAGTGATAACATCTCGTTGCGCACCACGCTGTACAACCACACCGACAAGGGTCAAGGTCACTGGTTCACGCCGTATCAGGCGTCACCGGATGGCACGCCGATTTCGTTGCGTGTGTCGGATTATCGCCTCGAACGCAATGGTGCGGTGACGGCGTTGAATTTCGATTTCGGTGCGCATGCCATCGAAGCGGGTTTCTGGTACGAGCAGGCCAACAACAATGATCAGCGCGGCTATATCGCACTCAGCGGCCCGCTCGACGATACGCATTTCTACACCAACTTCTTCAATACGCAGTTCCAGCAGCGCTTCAGCACCGAGACCAAACAAGCGTATATCCAGGATACGTGGACGCTCAACGACCGCCTGAAAATCAACTACGGTTTCAAGGCGCAGAACATCACCACTGATGGTGTCTCGGTGATCGGTTCCCGCGGTGCCGGCACGCTCAAGGCCGACGACAATTTCCTGCCGCAGATCGGCGCGAGCTACAAGTTCGCCGAGCACGAAGACGTATTCGCCAACTACAACAAAAACCAGTCGGCATTCACGCCGGGCCTGGCCGGGCCGTGGTCGGCCAGTGCGGCTGCCTTCACCGCCGCGCAATCGACCTTGAAACCCGAACAATCCACCTCGTTCGAGGCTGGTGTGCGCAGCACGCATGAGACGTATCAGGCCTCGGCCACGGTGTACAACGCCGAGTTCAGCAATCGCCTGTTGTTGATCTCGCCCTGCCCCGGAATTCAGAGCTGCCCGACCCAGTTCGCCAACGTCGGCAAGGTGCGCAATCAGGGCGTGGAGCTGGCGCTGTTGTGGAAGCCGATCGAGTCGCTGAGCTGGTTGAATTCGTTTGCATACAACGACTCGAAATATCGTTCCAACTATTTCAACGGCGAGCTCGTCCAGATCGCCGGAAAGCAGGTGGTCGATGCGCCGAAAAAATTGTTCTCGAGTTCGCTGGATTATCGTTTTCTCGATGTCTTCAGCGCCAATCTCAGCGCGAAATATACCGACAAGCGCTACTACACCTATCTCAACGATCAGACCATTCCGAGTTACTGGATGTTCGATGCGGCGCTGAGCTACGAGCGTACCGATCTGAGCTGGAGCAAGGATATGCGCATCAGCCTTGGCGTGAGCAACCTCGCCAACAAGAATTACATCGCCACGGTCGGCACCAATGGTTTTGCCAAGGACGATGCAACCGGCACGTTCGCCACCCTGCTTTCCGGCGCGCCGCGACAGGTTTTTGCCTCGGTCGATCTGCGCTGGTAA
- the xth gene encoding exodeoxyribonuclease III, whose product MKIATWNVNSLNVRLPHLLEWLRAATPDIVALQETKLEDARFPAAAISELGYHCVYSGQKTYNGVALLSREPARDVLTDIPGLDDPQRRILVATIGDLRIVNLYVVNGQDVGTEKYAYKLDWLKKVTAFLREELQRHPRLIVLGDFNIVPEDRDIYDPEAWRGKILCSEPERAALQGLFDLGLHDSFRLFQAEAGHYSWWDYRQAGYRRNLGLRIDLILASAALRERCRGASIDGVPRGWERPSDHTPALLELSDD is encoded by the coding sequence ATGAAGATCGCGACCTGGAATGTCAACTCGCTGAATGTGCGCCTGCCGCACTTGCTGGAGTGGCTGCGCGCGGCCACGCCGGATATCGTCGCGCTGCAGGAAACCAAACTTGAAGATGCGCGTTTTCCAGCCGCGGCGATCAGCGAACTCGGTTATCACTGCGTCTATTCCGGCCAGAAAACCTACAACGGCGTGGCGCTGCTGAGCCGCGAACCGGCGCGCGATGTGCTGACCGATATTCCGGGCCTCGACGATCCGCAGCGGCGCATCCTGGTCGCGACGATCGGCGACCTGCGTATCGTCAATCTGTATGTGGTCAACGGCCAGGATGTTGGCACCGAAAAATACGCCTACAAACTCGATTGGCTGAAAAAGGTCACCGCATTTCTGCGCGAGGAATTGCAACGCCATCCGCGCCTGATTGTGCTCGGCGATTTCAACATCGTGCCGGAAGATCGCGACATCTACGATCCCGAGGCATGGCGTGGCAAAATTCTTTGTTCGGAACCTGAACGCGCGGCGCTGCAAGGCTTGTTCGATCTCGGCCTGCACGATAGTTTTCGCCTGTTCCAGGCCGAGGCCGGCCACTACAGTTGGTGGGATTATCGGCAGGCCGGCTACAGGCGTAACCTCGGCCTGCGCATCGATCTGATCCTCGCCAGCGCAGCCTTGCGCGAGCGCTGCCGCGGCGCCAGCATCGATGGCGTGCCGCGCGGCTGGGAGCGACCTTCCGATCACACGCCCGCACTATTGGAGTTGAGCGATGACTGA
- a CDS encoding YecA family protein, which translates to MTEQDWPAVLDDAELEELDNFLRAHAGDDDLLLDGVHGLLTAVGIGPEPITPEEWLPEVLHEPFVDAEHGKRILELIARLNESVLLEIESDSYEPILGEVELEDNETTLSANGWCEGFSRGVDMRARAWETRLAADSQLMELLGPIMALAVEEGIFTADTEFAPLSDEEYEECLAQIPAAVFGIGQYWNHEPLSSLEQATAKAANAAAAAKGPPRRRGGRWVH; encoded by the coding sequence ATGACTGAGCAAGACTGGCCGGCCGTGCTGGATGACGCGGAGCTGGAAGAACTCGATAATTTTTTGCGCGCGCACGCCGGCGACGACGATCTGTTGCTTGATGGTGTGCACGGATTATTGACCGCCGTCGGCATCGGGCCGGAACCGATCACGCCCGAAGAATGGCTGCCCGAAGTGCTGCATGAACCGTTCGTCGATGCCGAGCATGGCAAGCGTATTCTCGAACTTATCGCACGACTCAATGAATCCGTTCTGCTCGAAATCGAGTCGGATAGTTACGAGCCCATCCTCGGCGAAGTCGAACTCGAAGACAACGAAACCACGCTCAGCGCAAACGGCTGGTGCGAAGGTTTTTCGCGTGGCGTGGACATGCGCGCGCGCGCGTGGGAAACGCGCCTCGCCGCGGATTCGCAGCTGATGGAATTGCTCGGCCCGATCATGGCGCTGGCGGTCGAGGAAGGCATTTTCACCGCCGACACCGAGTTCGCGCCGCTCAGCGACGAGGAATACGAAGAATGCCTCGCGCAGATTCCTGCCGCGGTTTTCGGCATCGGCCAGTACTGGAATCACGAACCGCTGAGCAGTCTGGAACAGGCCACCGCCAAGGCGGCGAATGCAGCGGCAGCGGCCAAAGGGCCACCACGTCGGCGCGGTGGGCGCTGGGTGCATTGA